The genome window gtaGTAAATTCCAGTCGCTTTCGCCTCTCATTATTAGCATGTTGAAGTCTGGCGCGTTGGTCATTCGGCTGTGATCTCATGTCAAGCGGAACCTTGCAGATTGGCGGGAACAAAAGAAAGCGTAGATACATACATTAGTGTAGTGGTCTTCATTAACAAACGATCAGTTGTATTGTAACAGAGAGTATGACTAACGTATTTAACGAAGTGGTTGATAAGGTAGTCATTGTTCCTTCTCCAATGTAGTATATCACTGATCACTGACTTGCATCCAATATTAACAAGTCCTCCACAGACGCTCCCGTTTTCCAAATTAACTCGTTCAACAACCCAGAAGAAGTACCTACATTATCTCTCCCACCTTCAAACACCCTTCCCCTACCTACGATCTTCCATATCGCACATCCTCTACCGCCTCAGCTCTTAGCAGCTGCCACCACTGCCAACGCCTCGGGTTATTGgtttattttcttttctcaAGAATCCGCTCTTCACCTTTTTTTGCACCTTGCAAGTCAGTCAGGTGCTATAATTACGAGCACAGGTAAATCTTATCTCACCCTTATTTTAAACCTTTGATGATTTAATGAAAGGCTCAGGTCAGAGTCGCGCAACACCATCCGCAACACGATTTTCCTACAACGAGCAAACTCACACAAGGACCTGAATTCTAGAGAAGACCTGATCGTCGAAACGACAAATCCTTTCACTTCTTTTTCACTCTCCAGCAAGATGCCCCCTCCCAAATCTGTGCCCACTGTCTTCTATGCACGCGATAAGTCGCCTTTGGAGGAGCACAACGGGTAAGTTCTTGAGCACCCTATTTCGTTCTATCAACTTGACATGCTTATATGAGAATCTTAGGCCTCGTTCTAGTATTGAGGGggtcgatgatgatgaagaagaagaagagctccCACCAAAAATTGTTTCTGACCTTGTAGACTATGAGAGTTGCGAAGAGGAATTCGATTCTTCGAAAACTGAACAGGACCCTAAGCCTGAGAAGCGCGCTCTCTCTCCGGAAGATGAGAGCGATGAAGAAGCCGCAGATGCAAAGGTAGCCCCTCCAGCCAAGCGCCAGCGTCGCTCGCAAGTGAACAGTTCAGTCCCACCTCGTCGTTCTAAGCGTGTCGCATCCACTTCTAGCCTTCAGGATGAGAATACTTCTGGCTTGGAGAAGGGGAAGCCCGTTTGTGGAAAGAGAGGTCGTGGCCGTCCTCCAGCCAAGATCAGAGTGACCAAAACTGAAGCAGTGCCGAAGAGAAGCCCCAGACGTCCTCCTGTCAGAAAGAAGGCTACACGTGGCGATTCTACTACCGAATGGGAGGTTGAGAAAATCATTGATTCGCAGGTTGATGCTGATTCCAAGGTACTCTACTACCAGGTCAAGTGGAAGGGTTTTGGCAACAAGGAGAACACTTGGGAGCCTAAGAAGAACCTGGGCAAATgcgacaagctcatcaaggatTTTGAGAAGGAGAACTAAGGGAATTATGATGGTATGAGCCTTGAACTATTTGACAGCAATGGGGACTTTTTGGGAATGAATCAATTCTCTGGGCTATTTTCATGGGATAACTGCTAGAGGCACCTATCAAGGAAAAGTCTGGCGACAGTTGCTCTGTGGGAAGTGAACCGCGGGATTCAAAGCGAACGAATGGGAGTATCTAGATGGAATTATCTCGATTTTTACTTCGAGGCAGCGTTATCAAAGCCTTTTAGCATATGAAAGTGAAACTCTGGTGCTCTTTTATCGTCACTGGGCCCTCTCCCTTTGGAGGATACATAAAAATACAGCGGCTTCATTTATGCCAAATGTCATGACTGCGACATGTCTGATTGCTTCAGTGCTACACTGTTGCTTGGTTCAATTTTTTCGGCTCTATAACGGTTTACCTTCAACTGATGTCTTTATTCTTCGCTGAACAGAGTTGAGAAACCAAAAGCCGCTCCAGCAAGAGGAAGCAGACTTCGGACCAAGTTCAAAACTCCCCATCTTCCGATCAACGTAGCCACGTCCTCCTGTGAAGCATCCAAGGTTCCAGCAGACGCCTTAAACAAAAGGTCGTTTGTTGAACTCATGAAGATAATGGTGAAAGGAACGATGGAGACCGTCAAAGCAGCACTGGCAGCCAGCCCCTTCCAGTTACGGCCCTGCTGGTGAGCTGTATAGGCGGCGTACAAATAGGCGATTGCTGTTGTTCCAGCAAGTTTGGGCATAAGAGCGAATCCACGGTTGAAGAGAACCTGCCAAACGGAAACACCGGGGGGTCCTGATAGT of Fusarium oxysporum Fo47 chromosome I, complete sequence contains these proteins:
- a CDS encoding uncharacterized protein (domain of unknown function-domain containing protein), with amino-acid sequence MFISIPLPSLVATATGITGSAYASGFIASLSLAGIPAALQLSGPPGVSVWQVLFNRGFALMPKLAGTTAIAYLYAAYTAHQQGRNWKGLAASAALTVSIVPFTIIFMSSTNDLLFKASAGTLDASQEDVATLIGRWGVLNLVRSLLPLAGAAFGFSTLFSEE